The DNA window CGCCCGTATTCGTCGACGTCGATCTCGCCGCTGCCGGTCACGCGCGCACTCTGGACGCCGTAGATGCGCGGCCGTTCCGTCGCAAGCGGCGGCGCGACGGGCTGGTCCGACGCGATCAGTTCGTAGCTGCCGTGAAGCGCGGTCGCAGACGTACCCGACCGGTAGCCGGCGACGTCGACGGAATGCTCCGCGTGAAGGATCAGGTAGTCGCCATTCTGCGCATCGTTGGGGTGCTGCTTCAGCGTCAGGACCTGCCCGGGGCAGGCGCTGATGCAGGTGCCGCCTGCGGCGATCCGCTTGTCGCGCGACACCTCGGCGTCGAGACGATGTTCGGCGAGCGGCTGGCCTTTGCCCGTATCCTCATGGCGGCCCGGATAGTCGTAGAGCTCCATGTCGCCATGGGCATAGCCATTGGAGGTGGCCTTCTCGGCCAGCATGCGCCGCGTCGGCGTTTTGAAATTGTAGTCGTTATACGCGACCTTGCCTGCGGTCAGTGCCCGTCCGGGCAGCCACTCGGTGATGAATTCGCCGTCTCGGTCGGTCACGTTGAGGTCGACGCGATAGGGCCTGCTGCCTCCGTTGATCGGCTTGTAGGCGCTGTTGCTGTCGACGAGGACGAGCGTGTGCTCGCCGGGTTCATGCTTGAAGTGGAAGGAGACGCCGTATTCCTCAAGCAGCCGGCGGACGAAGTCGAGGTCCGACTCCCGGTACTGGACGCAGTATTCCAGCGTCGGATAGCTCTTCGACAGGTTGAGGTCCAGCTGCCCGGAAATCTTCTCCTGAAGCACGGCCTCCACGATGTCCGGGACGGTCATGTCCTTGAAGATCCGGCATGTCGTCGTCCGGCCCAGAATCCAGATCCACGGCCTGAGGATCAGCCGGTAGGCATGGGCGTCGTCATGCCGGCCGAGCCAGCTGGCACCCACCAGAATCCCGTCGAAATAGCGCGGTCCCTCGTCGCCACGCTCGATCCGGAGCGTGCAATTCGTGCCGATCAGCTTGTCGAAGTCAAAATTCTCTTTCTCGCAGAGCGCTTCGATCCGGAACTCGAATAGCTCGTTCAGCCCCTCGGTGCCATCGAACCGCACGACCACGAAGTCGTTGGGTCCGAGT is part of the Hartmannibacter diazotrophicus genome and encodes:
- a CDS encoding type VI secretion system Vgr family protein, which produces MASRMRQENQFARLTTQLGPNDFVVVRFDGTEGLNELFEFRIEALCEKENFDFDKLIGTNCTLRIERGDEGPRYFDGILVGASWLGRHDDAHAYRLILRPWIWILGRTTTCRIFKDMTVPDIVEAVLQEKISGQLDLNLSKSYPTLEYCVQYRESDLDFVRRLLEEYGVSFHFKHEPGEHTLVLVDSNSAYKPINGGSRPYRVDLNVTDRDGEFITEWLPGRALTAGKVAYNDYNFKTPTRRMLAEKATSNGYAHGDMELYDYPGRHEDTGKGQPLAEHRLDAEVSRDKRIAAGGTCISACPGQVLTLKQHPNDAQNGDYLILHAEHSVDVAGYRSGTSATALHGSYELIASDQPVAPPLATERPRIYGVQSARVTGSGEIDVDEYGRILCLFFWDRDQTTSMRCRVAQSWAGQNWGSVFIPRVGMEVLVQYLDGDPDRPVVVGAVYNADNMPPYDLPGEKNIAGVKSNSTTGGGGYNELIFDDTAGNELVRGHAQKDMETRIENDERREIGNDQTLTIDGFRKTKIDRSDDLKITQSLKIEAGTSVEIVCGQSKIKMTPADITIESINITVKANGMLNTQGTMAEHKASGPMTIKGAVVLIN